The DNA region ACAGCAATCATGAACCGCCGGGTACTCACAGGTTCCGTGCTGCTGTCATGGGCTGTCGGTTTTGTGCATACCATGAGCCAGATGGTTTTTACTATCACGTTGCCCTTCTGTGGCCCCAACGTAGTAGacaatattttttgtgatcttccCCTAGTTCTAAAGCTAGCCTGCACTGACACCTATGTTCTGGAAGTGCTGGTAATTGCTGACAGTGGCCTATTGTCTTTCATTTGCTTCATACTCTTGCTCATTTCCTACACTGTCATTCTGATCACCGTCCGCCGTCGATCCTCTGGTGGACTATCCAAGGCCCTGTCCACCCTCTCTGCTCACATCAGTGTGGTCACTCTGTTCTTTGGCccatgtattttcatttatgCTTGGCCATTTAGTAGCTTTTCAGTGGATAAAtttctttctgtgttttattCAGTTATCACACCTTTACTGAACCCCATTATTTATACTCTGAGGAATCAGGAGATGAAAGCAGCAATGAATAGACTGAGGACCCAGCACATCAGCTCCAGACAGTCTTTCTAAGCAACGACCGTGATCATTGAAAGTGTTCAGTGCAAAGCCCATCTGCATTACATCTCAGAataagctgttattaatttgttTTGTATGTAGATTTTAGAAAACATATTCTTACTGTTTgttgaaattataaaatttccCATGAATATATTTCTATGAGATGTTGGTTTTAttgaaagtattttataaatataaatgttattgaacaatgtattttaaaaatgtgtaattgAATAGAAAACTGGCTCATTAGCTATAGTTGGAAGCCCATAAATGTCCAAGACTCAATGCCTTTAAATAAgagaaatcaaatatatatttgtttgtctAATTCTAGTTGAAAATTTCTGGCTTTGCTGCTAAATTCTTTAGATAAGTGAATATGTACAAAATTATGCGAATTTCTAGTAAGTCCATAAGCTGACATTCACATATCCacagttattttttttcatacatggaaatattattgcttttttttgaaagacaaaCACTAATTTTATGAGTAGATTGACCCATATAGTTACTGCCACCCACTGATATGAagcacatttatttcatttttaagaaatcagGAATTTCACTTGACAAACATGTGACAAAaggctgcattttatttttttcttttatttatatttggatTTGTATTTACTCATATATCTCTTGAGAATCAGATAAGAACCTATTATTGGGTCAATCCCCATGGACTAAGAATTAATGAAGAAGCTTTTCTAAATTTCAGGGATTCACATCACAACTCATGGGGGAAAAATTAAGTATTCAAATTGGTGAAGTTGCATAAAGAACATCAGAAATTGTTCTGGGTTATAAAGGTTAATTTAAACCATCCcggggtctacaggatggaggaatagaatatgaattatagtggatttactggtgttctgcaggggaaCTACCgggattagtaagggaagaaattgtaatagtgatgtggagagggtggccactgtggctgctgatggtagggagacggaagaagagatatggtgtggggtcattttcaggatttggagttgtcctggtggtgctgcagggatggatgctggacatcgtgtgtcctgccgtggcccactgggtggcctgggggagagtgtggactacaatgtggaccactgtccatgtggtgcagcggtgctgcagaatgtattctccaggtgcagtggatgtgctgcagtgatggaagaggttgtggatgtgggaagggtgggttcGGTTGGGTGGGGGGTacatagggacctcatatttttttaatgtaacatttaaaagaaaataaagaaggaaaaaataaaaaataaagtctaggAACTTTAGTTACAAATAGATTCTTCTTTTGAATATCAAATCCACATTGCTGTTTTGTACTTAGCACCTAGTGTCACTTTAGAGttcttttcattacttttttgtcATGCCCTCTTAAGCAATGCATATAATAAAATAGCTAGATGCCAAAGGAGACTTCAAAAATGTATTCCTAGCCATATGACCATGGCATAATTTagactaaatttttattttaaaaaatgcattgagGAAGATAGCAACTGGGTCCCTAGGGATCTGTGGACATATTCATGTACGTTTTTTTCTAATCTATTTCAATTAAAGAGTTAAATATTGATGCTGTTATAATATATAACTTTTCAAATTTATAGTATTTTGCCACATTTCTTTCAGACACTTTTTTACTTCAAAAAATGGATTATTAGAGTAAAAGAATATCTCTAAGCAAACTTcgtattaaattattttatctttgcAAAGATAATAATGATCAAGCCCATACGAAGTATTTCtttgtaagattttatttttttgtcatgtATAAATGTGTCGTGCATCATTTTTCTCATGTTAAAATTTgctatgttattttaaattttacgttaactcaattttatattttaagattgatttgtttatatatgtgtcATTCTAGTCTAATCATTTTAATGGCTATGAAGTCTTCTATTATTTGCCctgctaaaatttatttgaatttccttcttttgggAGACAGAGTATTAATAATATGTcctgttttaaaataatgtttcaatTGAATACACTTACAAATGTTTCTTTGCACACACTCATGATAATTTCTCTCAAATGTATAACTAGAGATGGAGATGTTAAATTGTAAGTAAAAAACATTATAATTTTACTAGAAATTCCCAAATTGCTCTCTGAAGTTGTAGATACACTTCCCCTGACTCTGTGAGGAGATTGTAATTACTTCATGACTTTTCCAATATAGGATTTTGtaagattttttaatgttatttgacATTTAAATGTGTATAAAAAATTTCACCATTAATTGCTTTTACTTGGTTAACACAAATTTGAGCATCACTTCATATATTAATTGGATAATCTCATTCCCTTTGGAAGACTTTCCAATTGATGTTCACTGCTGATTTGTATATTgggttaaatttaaaaagtgtttttaataaTTATACATAATATAATATAAGATCATTTTATCCATTATTCAGATATATGTACTGCCAATGTCTTTATTCCTGTAAATTATCtttaatgttttgtgttttttaaataaatattaatatattcacaTTTATCAGTCATTTTCTTCATAAATTGGGATTATTTTACTGTAAATCATCAATagtctattgtatttttattctttatatttggTTATTTAATCCAACTGGTAGTTAGCTTAGTTATTGGTATTTAATAGgaatctaattaaaaaaatatatggtacAAGTAATCATCCAAATACCATATATTGAATGACATTTTCCTACTGATTATGATGTCACCTTTAAAATTTATCAAGTATCCTTACGCTCCTGTATGTGTTTCTGGACTTCCTTGACCCTtccatttgtcatttttattctgaGACAATAATATATTCTtacatattgtatttttaataataatgttaACAGTTAATATTgtgaattttataaattttatgtattatttattttgaaactgGCACCTGTTTGCTAATTTTCTTTCTAGCTTCCTTCAAAAGacagaaatcatttttattattaatatttatagtttgatatttattaaaatgttccttttgtatttttttttaattcatctatAAGATATCCTCCCTAAATTGAATTACCAAGATATATCTCAacattttattctattaatgtttcattattttttttacgTTTTGTTGTTAAATGTTTCTGGAGTCCATCTTTGAAACATT from Dasypus novemcinctus isolate mDasNov1 chromosome 3, mDasNov1.1.hap2, whole genome shotgun sequence includes:
- the LOC101439947 gene encoding olfactory receptor 4K13-like, which gives rise to MNSSMISEFVLLGLSSTWELDVFFFFIFLLAYAAIMTGNLFIVVTITFDSLLHSTPMYFLLGNLSFLDMSISTITTPKMVIDFLRENKTISLWGCMAQMFFLHLLGGSEMTLLIVMAVDRYIAICKPLHYTAIMNRRVLTGSVLLSWAVGFVHTMSQMVFTITLPFCGPNVVDNIFCDLPLVLKLACTDTYVLEVLVIADSGLLSFICFILLLISYTVILITVRRRSSGGLSKALSTLSAHISVVTLFFGPCIFIYAWPFSSFSVDKFLSVFYSVITPLLNPIIYTLRNQEMKAAMNRLRTQHISSRQSF